The Pseudolabrys sp. FHR47 genome contains a region encoding:
- a CDS encoding DUF983 domain-containing protein — protein sequence MDNRIQKPRQLPRGAFGALGRGFRGKCPACGEGRLFRAFLKVADKCPSCGEELHHHRADDFPAYLVTVLTGLLVVPIVLAVEMNYTPPIWLSVTLWPALAFVMAIALIQPVKGTVVALQWYAGLHGFEAAKKARQATAK from the coding sequence ATGGACAACAGAATTCAGAAGCCGCGCCAGCTGCCGCGCGGCGCCTTTGGCGCGCTGGGCCGCGGCTTTCGCGGCAAATGCCCGGCCTGCGGCGAAGGCCGCCTGTTCCGCGCCTTTCTTAAAGTGGCGGACAAATGCCCCTCCTGCGGCGAGGAATTGCACCATCATCGCGCCGACGACTTCCCGGCCTATCTCGTGACGGTGCTGACCGGCCTTCTAGTGGTGCCGATCGTGCTGGCGGTGGAGATGAACTATACTCCGCCGATCTGGCTCAGCGTGACTTTGTGGCCGGCGCTCGCCTTCGTGATGGCGATAGCGCTCATCCAACCGGTCAAGGGCACGGTCGTCGCCCTGCAATGGTATGCCGGCCTGCACGGCTTCGAGGCGGCGAAGAAAGCAAGGCAGGCCACCGCCAAGTAA
- a CDS encoding CaiB/BaiF CoA-transferase family protein: MPFPRASSALSRFTILDLTRVRSGPTCVRQLADWGANVIKIETPPHLEKGEGPGGPRDNADFQNLHRNKRSITLDLKSPQGLAAFKRLVEKADVVVENFRPDVKDRLGIDYESLKKINKRIVLASISGFGQDGPYRDRPGFDQIAQGMGGLMSITGEPGRGPMRVGIPVADLCAGLFCALGIQTALLEREVSGEGQWVSTSLLQAQVFMLDFQAARWLQHHEVAGQAGNDHPTTIPTGVFKTADGYINIAVAGHVIWERLCHALGAPEMLDNPDFKTNTLRSKNRQAVNDAINAKTVHRTSAEWIALFEKAGVPSGPINSIDQVFADEQVRHLKIAQDGIKPNGETQTFVGQPFVLSRTPSRIAATPPSQGEHTDEVLKEFGFAPDEIAALHQAKAV, encoded by the coding sequence ATGCCATTTCCCCGGGCGTCCTCGGCCTTGTCCCGATTTACCATTCTCGACCTTACCCGGGTCCGTTCGGGGCCGACCTGCGTTCGGCAGCTCGCCGACTGGGGCGCCAATGTCATCAAGATCGAGACCCCGCCACACCTGGAAAAGGGCGAAGGCCCGGGCGGCCCGCGCGACAATGCCGACTTCCAGAACCTGCATCGCAACAAGCGCAGCATCACGCTCGATCTGAAGTCGCCGCAGGGCCTCGCGGCTTTCAAGCGTCTGGTCGAAAAGGCCGACGTCGTGGTCGAGAACTTCCGCCCCGACGTGAAGGACCGCCTCGGCATCGACTACGAGTCGCTCAAGAAGATCAACAAGCGCATTGTCCTCGCCAGCATTTCCGGCTTCGGTCAGGACGGGCCCTATCGCGACCGCCCCGGCTTCGATCAGATCGCGCAGGGCATGGGCGGCCTGATGTCGATCACCGGCGAGCCGGGGCGCGGCCCGATGCGCGTCGGCATTCCGGTCGCCGATCTGTGCGCCGGTCTGTTTTGCGCGCTTGGCATCCAGACGGCACTGCTCGAGCGTGAAGTGTCGGGCGAAGGGCAGTGGGTCTCGACCTCGCTGCTGCAGGCGCAGGTCTTCATGCTCGACTTCCAGGCGGCGCGCTGGCTGCAGCACCATGAGGTCGCCGGTCAGGCCGGCAATGACCACCCGACCACCATCCCGACCGGCGTGTTCAAGACCGCCGACGGTTACATCAACATCGCTGTTGCCGGTCACGTGATCTGGGAGCGCTTATGTCACGCGCTCGGCGCGCCGGAGATGCTCGACAATCCCGACTTCAAGACTAACACCTTGCGCTCGAAGAACCGCCAGGCGGTCAACGATGCGATCAACGCCAAGACCGTGCACAGGACCAGCGCCGAATGGATTGCGTTGTTCGAGAAGGCCGGCGTGCCGTCGGGGCCGATCAACTCGATCGATCAGGTGTTTGCCGACGAGCAGGTCAGGCATCTGAAGATCGCGCAGGATGGCATCAAGCCGAACGGTGAGACGCAGACTTTCGTCGGCCAGCCCTTCGTGCTGTCGCGCACGCCGAGCCGCATCGCCGCGACGCCGCCGAGCCAGGGCGAGCACACCGACGAGGTGCTCAAGGAATTCGGTTTCGCGCCCGACGAAATCGCCGCGCTACATCAGGCGAAAGCTGTCTAA
- a CDS encoding methyl-accepting chemotaxis protein: MLRISAIRLPIAAKAMLLIGALGILSAAANWYSLRSLQDVDRLNDIVTHEIAPVRLILTESKIAAESLGLATYKMAAASDPETIREAVAERAGQYASAKHWLAGVIEAMPDRENDVRGMLRRLDVLNALADEVLAAINAGDNAKVRHLLEFRFDPAVVDATTSMNRLIDVLGGQMRVAIETAGEKRAATYDLLTIMLVAGTLGTILIAMLLAHRTVARPLRRLAFAMREIAQGRLDAPIDGLKRGDEVGTMARAVLVFRDNAVALKDAQEMRKRAREQAAVDKREALEQLARNFESKILSVAAALAHSASELDRSAQAMSEVADESGDHAGTAAVVAQETTEVAGTVAAAIEELSASMHDIDGQLTHASGAVLDASRRAEMAVTNVDSLTQAVSDIDKVVGMIQAIASQTNLLALNATIEAARAGEAGRGFAVVAQEVKSLATQTTQALANIRSKTESVAGIIGGVRTTTESIAQGIAGIRTVARAITEAVSVQSQATQKIAETVEGAAVRSRQVSQTVDGVNEFAARTRTGAVEIQHAAADLSRQAAALQVEAQDFIAGVRAA, encoded by the coding sequence ATGCTGCGCATATCTGCGATTCGTCTGCCGATCGCCGCCAAGGCGATGCTGCTGATTGGAGCACTCGGCATTCTGTCGGCCGCCGCCAATTGGTACAGCCTGCGCAGCCTGCAGGACGTCGATCGCCTCAACGACATCGTGACGCACGAGATCGCGCCGGTACGACTTATCCTGACCGAGTCCAAGATCGCCGCCGAATCGCTCGGGCTTGCGACCTACAAGATGGCCGCCGCCAGCGATCCCGAGACCATCCGCGAAGCCGTCGCCGAGCGCGCCGGGCAGTATGCCTCGGCGAAGCATTGGCTCGCCGGCGTGATCGAGGCGATGCCGGATCGCGAGAACGACGTGCGCGGCATGCTACGCCGGCTCGACGTCCTCAACGCCCTCGCCGACGAGGTGCTGGCGGCGATCAATGCCGGCGACAACGCCAAGGTGCGTCATCTGCTCGAATTCCGCTTTGACCCGGCAGTCGTCGACGCCACCACCAGCATGAACCGCTTGATCGACGTGCTCGGCGGCCAGATGCGTGTCGCCATCGAAACGGCGGGCGAGAAGCGGGCCGCCACCTACGATTTGCTGACCATCATGCTGGTCGCAGGCACGTTGGGCACCATCCTGATCGCCATGCTGCTCGCCCATCGCACTGTGGCGCGGCCGCTGCGGCGTCTGGCTTTTGCCATGCGCGAGATCGCACAGGGCCGGCTCGACGCGCCGATCGATGGCCTCAAGCGCGGCGACGAGGTCGGCACCATGGCGCGGGCGGTGCTGGTGTTCCGCGACAACGCCGTGGCCCTGAAGGACGCGCAGGAGATGCGCAAGCGGGCGCGCGAGCAGGCTGCCGTCGACAAGCGCGAAGCGCTCGAGCAACTGGCGCGCAATTTCGAGAGCAAGATTCTCAGCGTTGCCGCCGCGCTTGCCCACTCTGCCTCCGAGCTCGACCGATCGGCCCAGGCGATGAGCGAGGTCGCCGACGAATCCGGCGATCACGCCGGTACCGCCGCCGTCGTCGCGCAGGAAACCACCGAGGTTGCCGGCACCGTCGCCGCCGCCATCGAGGAATTGTCGGCCTCGATGCATGACATCGACGGGCAGCTCACCCACGCCTCGGGCGCGGTGCTCGATGCCTCGCGCCGCGCCGAAATGGCCGTGACCAATGTCGACAGCCTGACCCAGGCGGTCAGCGACATCGACAAGGTCGTCGGCATGATCCAGGCCATCGCCAGCCAGACCAATCTGCTGGCGCTCAACGCCACCATCGAGGCGGCCCGCGCCGGTGAGGCCGGCCGCGGCTTCGCCGTGGTGGCGCAGGAGGTCAAGTCGCTCGCGACGCAGACGACCCAGGCGCTCGCCAATATTCGCAGCAAGACCGAATCCGTCGCCGGCATTATTGGCGGCGTGCGCACCACGACCGAATCCATCGCCCAGGGCATAGCCGGCATCCGCACCGTGGCGCGCGCCATCACCGAGGCGGTGAGTGTGCAGAGCCAGGCGACGCAGAAGATCGCCGAGACCGTCGAGGGCGCGGCGGTGCGCTCGCGTCAGGTGTCGCAGACCGTCGACGGCGTCAACGAGTTCGCCGCGCGCACGCGCACCGGCGCCGTGGAAATCCAGCACGCCGCCGCGGATCTCAGCCGTCAGGCCGCCGCGCTGCAGGTCGAGGCGCAGGACTTCATTGCCGGCGTGCGGGCGGCGTAA
- a CDS encoding NAD(P)-dependent oxidoreductase encodes MSKNTQKLGWIGTGRMGAPMAERLLKAGHDVTVWNRTRAKAEPLAKSGGKVVDKLSDLAGLDVVFSIVSTGKDLDEIYFGPNGVLANGGKAPKIVVDCSTISIEDSVEIRRKLMEAGSDYLTAPVSGNAKVIKAGKLSSVVSGSEDVFRAAKPLIDVIAPQGVAYVGEGDLARVCKIAHNVMLGVVIENLIEITLLANKMGVPRHAFLAFMNNGVMGSMFTKYKSPALVNLDWTTTFTPELLRKDLDLGLELGREFDVPMPVTAATREVLQGHFGAAMLQKDPEAYLQKDFAALMETMALAAGMKLEPENVKVGTGLE; translated from the coding sequence ATGTCCAAGAACACCCAGAAGCTCGGCTGGATCGGGACCGGGCGCATGGGCGCGCCGATGGCCGAGCGTCTGCTCAAGGCCGGCCACGATGTAACCGTCTGGAACCGGACCCGCGCCAAGGCCGAACCGCTGGCCAAAAGCGGCGGCAAGGTCGTCGACAAGCTGTCCGATCTCGCCGGCCTCGATGTGGTGTTCTCCATCGTCTCGACCGGCAAGGATCTCGACGAAATCTATTTCGGCCCGAACGGCGTGCTGGCGAACGGCGGCAAGGCGCCGAAGATCGTTGTCGATTGCTCGACCATTTCCATTGAGGACTCCGTCGAGATTCGCCGCAAGCTGATGGAAGCCGGCAGCGATTATCTCACCGCGCCGGTGTCGGGCAATGCCAAGGTCATCAAGGCCGGCAAGCTGTCCTCCGTCGTGTCGGGCTCGGAGGACGTGTTCCGCGCCGCCAAGCCGCTCATCGACGTCATCGCGCCGCAGGGCGTCGCCTATGTCGGCGAGGGCGATCTCGCCCGCGTCTGCAAGATCGCGCACAACGTCATGCTCGGCGTCGTCATCGAGAACCTGATCGAGATCACGCTGCTCGCCAACAAGATGGGCGTGCCGCGCCACGCCTTCCTCGCCTTCATGAACAACGGCGTCATGGGCTCGATGTTCACGAAATACAAATCGCCGGCTCTGGTCAATCTCGACTGGACCACCACCTTCACGCCGGAGTTGCTGCGCAAGGACCTTGATCTCGGACTCGAACTCGGTCGCGAATTCGACGTGCCGATGCCGGTGACGGCGGCGACGCGCGAGGTGCTGCAGGGTCATTTCGGCGCGGCGATGCTGCAGAAGGATCCGGAAGCCTATCTGCAGAAGGATTTCGCGGCACTGATGGAGACCATGGCGCTCGCCGCCGGCATGAAGCTCGAACCGGAGAACGTCAAGGTCGGCACCGGGCTCGAGTAA
- a CDS encoding NAD-dependent succinate-semialdehyde dehydrogenase produces the protein MYTDLKLYIDGQWLGADNRKSEDVINPATGKVLARLPHASKADLDAALAAANKAFGAWSKTSAYDRSNFLRKAAMLMRERADHIARVQTQEQGKPFPESRIEVMTSADITDWYAEEGRRAYGRIVPGRVKGIRQIVTQEPVGVAAAFTPWNFPTLTPIRKIAGALAAGCTLIIKASEEVPGGCVELVKCFADAGLPAGVLNLVFGVPAEVSEHIIPSPIVKKVSFTGSVPVGKHLAAMAARGMKRATMELGGHSPVLVFDDADPIKAADTIAAFKYRNAGQVCISPTRFYVQEKNYNKFVERFVEYAKGLKLGDGLDKDTKMGPLANPRRLDAMESFVNDAKARGGKIATGGNRVGNQGFFFEPTVITDIPDDSKIMTEEPFGPLAPIVPFKTFDEVIERANSLPFGLASYAFTTSSATANAVGDAIQAGMVGINSVMVSTPETPFGGVKDSGYGSEGGIEGLQAYLNTKFISQA, from the coding sequence ATGTATACCGATCTCAAGCTTTACATCGACGGCCAGTGGCTGGGCGCGGACAACCGCAAGAGCGAGGACGTCATCAATCCCGCGACCGGCAAGGTGCTGGCCAGGCTGCCGCACGCCTCGAAGGCCGATCTCGATGCCGCGCTCGCCGCCGCCAACAAGGCGTTCGGCGCCTGGAGCAAAACCTCGGCCTATGACCGTTCGAACTTCCTGCGCAAGGCGGCGATGCTGATGCGCGAACGCGCCGACCACATCGCGCGCGTGCAGACGCAGGAGCAGGGCAAGCCGTTCCCGGAATCGCGCATTGAGGTCATGACCTCCGCCGACATTACGGACTGGTATGCCGAGGAAGGCCGTAGAGCTTATGGCCGCATCGTGCCGGGCCGCGTGAAGGGCATCCGCCAGATCGTCACGCAGGAGCCGGTCGGCGTCGCCGCTGCCTTCACGCCGTGGAATTTCCCGACGCTGACGCCGATCCGCAAGATCGCCGGTGCACTCGCCGCGGGCTGCACGCTCATCATCAAGGCCTCGGAAGAAGTGCCGGGTGGCTGCGTCGAACTGGTGAAATGCTTCGCCGATGCCGGTTTGCCGGCGGGCGTGCTCAATCTCGTCTTCGGCGTGCCGGCCGAAGTGTCCGAGCACATCATCCCGTCGCCGATCGTCAAGAAAGTGTCGTTCACCGGCTCGGTACCGGTCGGCAAGCATCTCGCCGCCATGGCGGCGCGCGGCATGAAGCGCGCCACCATGGAGCTTGGCGGCCATTCGCCGGTGCTGGTGTTCGACGATGCCGACCCGATCAAGGCGGCCGACACCATTGCCGCATTCAAATATCGCAATGCCGGGCAGGTCTGTATCTCGCCGACTCGCTTCTATGTGCAGGAGAAGAACTACAACAAGTTCGTCGAGCGCTTCGTCGAATACGCCAAGGGCCTCAAGCTCGGCGACGGCCTCGACAAGGACACCAAGATGGGTCCGCTCGCCAATCCGCGTCGGCTCGATGCGATGGAGTCCTTCGTCAACGACGCCAAGGCGCGCGGCGGCAAGATCGCGACCGGCGGCAACCGCGTCGGCAACCAGGGCTTCTTCTTCGAGCCGACCGTGATCACCGACATTCCGGACGACTCGAAGATCATGACCGAGGAGCCGTTCGGCCCGCTGGCGCCGATCGTGCCGTTCAAGACCTTCGATGAAGTGATCGAGCGCGCCAACTCGCTGCCCTTCGGGCTGGCCTCCTATGCCTTCACGACGTCGTCGGCGACCGCCAATGCGGTAGGCGACGCCATCCAGGCCGGTATGGTCGGTATCAACTCTGTGATGGTGTCGACGCCGGAAACGCCGTTCGGCGGCGTCAAGGATTCCGGCTATGGCTCGGAAGGCGGCATCGAAGGCCTGCAGGCTTATCTGAACACGAAGTTCATCAGCCAGGCTTAG
- a CDS encoding Xaa-Pro peptidase family protein: MDQTVRKISADDVNPRHNWGRALPSLGTNGVDFEERVNYQRLHRYRLGRAKQALDNSELGALLVFDVNNIRYITSTKIGEWERDKLCRWALLTRTGEPILWDFGSAAVHHKLYTPWLAPENCKAGLIGMRGMVDPKFGLMKKHAGEIASLLKEAGVGDMPVGVDLIEPPMMFELQKAGINVVDGQQVMLEAREIKSQDEIHLLNRAAAMVDGAYDLINEKLRPGVRENDVVAMVNEFLYRHGSDDVEAVNAISGERCNPHPHNFTDRMIRPGDQAFFDILQSFMGYRTCYYRTFNVGRATPAQRDAYKQCREWLDNAMARIKPGATTSHIAEAFPTAQEFGFPDETSAFGLQFAHGLGLALHERPVISRVVSMDHPTEIKEGMVFAIETYCPATDGYSGARIEEEVVVTDKGCRVISLFPAEELPIANRY, from the coding sequence ATGGACCAGACCGTCCGCAAGATCAGCGCCGATGATGTGAACCCCCGTCATAACTGGGGCCGCGCTTTGCCTTCGCTCGGCACCAACGGCGTCGACTTCGAGGAGCGCGTCAATTACCAGCGCCTGCACCGCTACCGGCTCGGCCGCGCCAAGCAGGCGCTCGACAATTCCGAGCTCGGCGCCCTCCTCGTCTTCGACGTCAACAACATCCGCTACATCACCTCGACCAAGATCGGCGAGTGGGAGCGCGACAAGCTGTGCCGCTGGGCGCTCTTGACGCGCACCGGCGAACCGATCCTGTGGGACTTCGGCTCGGCCGCCGTGCATCACAAGCTCTATACGCCCTGGCTGGCGCCGGAGAACTGCAAGGCCGGCCTGATCGGTATGCGCGGCATGGTCGATCCCAAGTTCGGCCTGATGAAGAAGCACGCCGGCGAGATCGCCTCGCTGCTCAAGGAGGCCGGCGTCGGCGACATGCCGGTCGGAGTCGATCTCATCGAGCCGCCGATGATGTTCGAGCTGCAGAAGGCCGGCATCAATGTCGTCGACGGCCAGCAGGTGATGCTGGAAGCGCGCGAGATCAAGTCGCAGGACGAGATCCATCTGCTCAATCGCGCCGCGGCGATGGTCGACGGCGCCTATGACCTGATCAACGAGAAGCTGCGCCCCGGCGTGCGCGAGAACGACGTCGTCGCCATGGTCAACGAGTTTCTCTATCGCCATGGCTCCGACGACGTCGAGGCGGTGAACGCCATTTCCGGCGAGCGCTGCAACCCGCATCCGCACAATTTCACCGACCGCATGATCCGCCCCGGCGACCAGGCCTTCTTCGACATCCTGCAGTCGTTCATGGGCTATCGCACCTGCTACTACCGCACCTTCAATGTCGGCCGCGCCACGCCGGCGCAGCGCGACGCCTACAAGCAGTGCCGCGAATGGCTCGACAATGCGATGGCCCGCATCAAGCCCGGCGCCACCACCTCGCATATCGCCGAAGCCTTCCCGACGGCGCAGGAGTTCGGTTTCCCGGACGAGACATCGGCCTTCGGCCTGCAATTCGCGCACGGACTTGGTCTGGCGCTGCACGAGCGGCCGGTGATCTCGCGCGTGGTGTCGATGGACCACCCGACCGAGATCAAGGAAGGCATGGTGTTCGCCATCGAGACCTATTGCCCGGCGACGGATGGATACTCCGGCGCGCGGATCGAGGAAGAAGTCGTGGTCACCGACAAAGGCTGCCGCGTGATCTCGCTGTTCCCGGCGGAAGAACTGCCGATCGCGAACAGGTATTGA
- a CDS encoding enoyl-CoA hydratase yields the protein MNAPVKTDKMLSRKEGQVGYLTFNNPDKLNAVSLDMWEAAESYLDEFKRDDNIRVVIVTGAGGKAFVSGADISKFASERSSKEASDRYNEAVDRAYGAFYDFPKPTIAMIRGYCVGGGVGLALACDMRICTEASKFAVPAAKLSLGYRFSGLKKLVDVVGPSFAKEIFYTARQFTAQEAHGMGLVNRVVPDGELEAYVQNYAETIAGNAPLTVDSVKFIVNEILKDPADRDMDKAEAMVQACFASSDYIEGRKAFMEKRKPKFTGK from the coding sequence ATGAACGCGCCCGTGAAGACCGACAAGATGCTCTCCCGCAAGGAGGGCCAGGTCGGCTATCTCACATTCAACAATCCCGACAAGCTCAACGCCGTGTCGCTCGACATGTGGGAAGCGGCCGAGAGCTATCTCGACGAGTTCAAGCGCGACGACAACATCCGCGTCGTCATCGTCACCGGCGCCGGCGGCAAGGCCTTCGTGTCCGGCGCCGACATCTCGAAGTTCGCCAGCGAGCGCTCCAGCAAGGAAGCCTCCGATCGTTACAACGAAGCGGTCGACCGCGCTTACGGTGCCTTCTATGACTTCCCCAAGCCGACCATCGCCATGATCCGCGGCTATTGCGTCGGCGGCGGCGTTGGACTGGCGCTGGCCTGCGACATGCGCATTTGCACCGAGGCGTCCAAGTTCGCGGTGCCCGCGGCCAAGCTGTCGCTCGGCTATCGCTTTTCCGGCCTCAAGAAGCTCGTTGACGTCGTCGGCCCGTCCTTCGCCAAGGAAATCTTCTACACCGCACGGCAGTTCACCGCGCAGGAGGCGCACGGCATGGGCCTCGTCAATCGCGTGGTGCCCGACGGTGAACTGGAAGCCTATGTGCAGAACTATGCCGAGACCATCGCCGGCAATGCGCCGCTCACGGTCGACTCGGTCAAGTTCATCGTCAATGAAATCCTCAAGGACCCCGCCGACCGCGACATGGACAAGGCGGAAGCCATGGTCCAGGCCTGCTTCGCGTCGAGCGATTACATCGAGGGCCGCAAGGCCTTCATGGAAAAGCGCAAGCCGAAATTCACGGGCAAATAA
- a CDS encoding xanthine dehydrogenase family protein molybdopterin-binding subunit produces MTLTIPPRSNSEPRVEDDALVRGAGQFVDDPRLPGQAAGVFVRSPYAHARVLSVGTEAALKAKGVIAVLTAADIKAAGIGSISRHGPLTGRGGAPLAMPFRPALVGDKVMHVGDPVALVVAESLAEALDATDLVDVEYEELLPVVSLDQAMKADTVLYAEAPGNLAIDWPGMKEDKDNEKAVDDTIAKAAHVARITVTNQRMVVASMETRGATGVYDAKTDSYTLHSCSQGTDPLRRMTASVLGVPDDKLRVITQDVGGAFGVKTSVYPEYIALLVAAKKLGRPVHWMATRSESFVTDNQARDAITHVELACDAKGKFIALRARHLCNQGAYITSAGAQINTLSFWQCLPAMYAIPKMDVSAACYFSNTVPIGPYRGAGRPEANYALERAVEEAARLLKMDPAKLRKKNLIPPSAMPYKTPIQTYDSGDFPAVVDKALKLADYENFSKRKREAARRKKLRGIGISCMLEHAGALPTEQASVSFPGGDKLVLGLNVQSTGQSHATVFGHLLAAKLGIDASTIEHRHGDSDLGIAGFASVGSRSAMCAGTAILVTADTMLAKAKKIAASALEASEDDIQYRDGHFEVVGTDRRITLFETAERAKVMGESLDTKDQGHAPTTYPNGCHIAEVEIDPDTGHFDIITYTAVDDSGNPLDKTIASGQVQGAIAQGLGQALVENAVYDEDSGQLVSGSFMDYGMPRAHDMPVELREAMHVVPATTNPLGVKGVGESGTTAAIAAVMNAISNAIPNGAADYMDMPATPAKVWAACQRGMGK; encoded by the coding sequence ATGACACTGACCATCCCACCCCGCAGTAATTCCGAGCCGCGTGTCGAGGATGACGCTTTGGTGCGCGGCGCCGGGCAGTTCGTGGACGATCCACGCCTGCCGGGTCAGGCCGCCGGCGTGTTCGTGCGCTCGCCTTATGCACACGCGCGCGTGCTGTCGGTCGGGACCGAGGCGGCGCTCAAGGCCAAAGGCGTCATCGCCGTGCTGACCGCGGCCGACATCAAGGCCGCCGGCATCGGCTCGATCTCGCGGCACGGCCCCCTCACCGGGCGCGGCGGCGCTCCCCTCGCCATGCCGTTTCGTCCGGCACTGGTGGGCGACAAAGTGATGCATGTCGGCGACCCGGTCGCGCTCGTGGTGGCCGAATCCCTGGCGGAAGCACTCGACGCGACCGATCTGGTCGATGTCGAATACGAAGAGCTGCTGCCAGTCGTCAGCCTCGACCAGGCGATGAAAGCCGACACCGTGCTGTACGCGGAGGCACCCGGCAATCTCGCCATCGATTGGCCTGGCATGAAGGAAGACAAGGACAACGAGAAGGCGGTCGACGATACGATCGCCAAGGCTGCGCATGTCGCCAGGATCACGGTCACCAACCAGCGCATGGTCGTCGCCTCGATGGAGACGCGCGGCGCCACGGGAGTCTACGACGCCAAGACCGACAGCTATACGCTGCATTCCTGCTCACAGGGTACCGACCCGTTACGCCGCATGACGGCCTCGGTGCTCGGCGTACCGGATGACAAACTGCGCGTCATCACGCAGGACGTCGGCGGCGCCTTCGGCGTCAAGACCTCGGTCTATCCCGAATATATCGCGCTCCTTGTCGCGGCGAAGAAGCTCGGCCGGCCGGTGCATTGGATGGCGACGCGTTCGGAATCTTTCGTTACCGACAATCAGGCACGCGACGCTATCACCCACGTCGAGCTCGCCTGCGACGCCAAGGGTAAGTTCATCGCGCTGCGTGCCCGGCATCTGTGCAATCAGGGCGCCTACATCACCAGCGCCGGCGCGCAGATCAACACGCTGAGTTTCTGGCAATGCCTGCCGGCGATGTACGCCATCCCGAAGATGGATGTGTCGGCCGCTTGTTATTTCTCCAACACGGTGCCGATCGGTCCCTATCGCGGCGCCGGTCGCCCCGAGGCCAATTACGCGCTGGAGCGCGCGGTCGAGGAAGCGGCGCGCCTATTGAAGATGGATCCGGCCAAGCTGCGCAAGAAGAACCTGATCCCGCCGTCGGCGATGCCTTACAAGACGCCGATCCAGACCTACGACTCCGGCGACTTCCCGGCCGTCGTCGACAAGGCCCTTAAGCTCGCCGACTACGAGAACTTCAGCAAGCGCAAGCGCGAGGCGGCCAGACGCAAGAAGCTGCGCGGCATCGGCATTTCCTGCATGCTCGAACATGCTGGCGCCTTGCCGACCGAGCAGGCCTCGGTCAGCTTTCCCGGCGGCGACAAGCTCGTTCTCGGCCTGAATGTGCAATCGACAGGGCAGAGCCACGCCACCGTATTCGGTCATCTGCTGGCGGCCAAGCTCGGCATCGACGCCAGCACCATTGAGCACCGCCACGGCGACAGCGACCTAGGTATCGCGGGCTTTGCCTCCGTGGGCTCGCGTTCGGCGATGTGTGCCGGCACCGCCATTCTTGTCACCGCCGATACGATGCTGGCCAAGGCGAAGAAAATCGCTGCGTCGGCGCTGGAAGCGTCGGAAGACGACATCCAATATCGCGACGGACACTTCGAGGTTGTCGGCACCGACCGGCGGATCACGCTGTTCGAGACGGCGGAGCGCGCCAAGGTGATGGGCGAAAGCCTCGACACCAAGGATCAAGGCCACGCGCCGACCACCTACCCCAACGGCTGTCACATCGCCGAAGTCGAGATCGATCCCGACACCGGCCATTTCGACATCATCACCTATACGGCGGTCGACGACAGCGGCAATCCGCTCGACAAGACCATCGCCTCGGGCCAGGTGCAGGGCGCGATCGCACAAGGCCTCGGCCAGGCATTGGTTGAGAACGCGGTTTACGACGAAGACAGCGGCCAGCTCGTGTCGGGCTCGTTCATGGATTACGGCATGCCACGCGCCCACGACATGCCGGTCGAACTGCGCGAGGCGATGCATGTCGTGCCGGCGACGACCAACCCGCTCGGCGTCAAGGGCGTCGGCGAGTCCGGCACCACGGCGGCGATTGCCGCGGTGATGAACGCGATTTCCAACGCCATTCCCAATGGCGCCGCCGACTACATGGATATGCCGGCGACGCCGGCCAAGGTGTGGGCGGCGTGTCAGAGGGGGATGGGGAAGTAG